The Dioscorea cayenensis subsp. rotundata cultivar TDr96_F1 chromosome 11, TDr96_F1_v2_PseudoChromosome.rev07_lg8_w22 25.fasta, whole genome shotgun sequence genomic interval AGCAACAATAAACAAACCCCAAACATTTATTACACACATAAACAAAGcattgaaattattataaaccgaattaaaatttttaaaaaaaaaagaaaaaaaaaaagaagaaaatcatcAAACCATCAAAGCCTTAAGAGCATCATTAAAACAAACCTCAAAAGCATCAATTTGCTCCTTCGGAAAAGAGACTCCAAACTCAAGTCCACCACCACCTTCGCCGTCCTCAGCCATGGCCATCGTCTCAACTCCTTTAATGGTGGTCACCTCCACCTTCACCGGTTTCCCCCACCCAAAGTCCACatcataaaccctaaacctcgtCGATCCGGCGATCCACATCCCCTGGTTCGCCACCACCTCACCGAGCGTCTGCGGCATCGTCTCACCACCATTAAAAACCCCATCTTTAAGCTCATCAATGGCTTTGCCAATCGCCGCCGCAGCAGCTCCAACTCCGGTGACCTCATCGACAATGTCACCAACCTTAGCTTTCGTCGTCTTGAAAGCGAGGCAGCCGCCGAAGAACCCCGCCGGAAGTGGAGGCGAGAGGCGTGGCCGGGCATCAAGGGGGAAGCCAAAGTAGGCCATCTTCTCCTCCGGCCATCCTTTGGACCGGACCAAACACGCCCACATGAAAGCACATGAGACGACGTACGTTGATAAATGGAATGGAGCTTTCCCTTCTGGATATCCAGCCATTATCGCCCCCTTTAGCTTCTCCAAATGCTCCTTTTTTAATCTAAAAGTGGCCAAaaactcttctttttttgttgcgCCGGCGCCGGCGTTCTTGTACATCTCTTTCATATATAAAGCGGTTTGGAGATAGATGGAGTAGAGGTTGTAAGGGTCACCGATGTTGGAACGGTCGAAGGATGGAGGGGATGAGAAGGAGACTTCGCCGGCGCCGGAAAGGCAGGTGGTAGCCCATGAACGGATGAAGTTGGTGGAGTTTGTGCCGTCGGAGGCGACCTTACTGACGACGATGCCGAAACAAAGGCCTTGGTTTGGGAATA includes:
- the LOC120272450 gene encoding malonyl-coenzyme A:anthocyanin 3-O-glucoside-6''-O-malonyltransferase-like: MASSSPSLTTLEQCFISPPKSSVPETSIPLLFTDIFFLGGGVVERLFFYKFPHPTSHFISDHLPTFKSSLSLTLQHFFPFAGHVRQSPSSPDVYELYYTDGDSVSLTISESTGDFQDFAGDQARDFSKLQPLIPTLAHESEPLMALQVTLFPNQGLCFGIVVSKVASDGTNSTNFIRSWATTCLSGAGEVSFSSPPSFDRSNIGDPYNLYSIYLQTALYMKEMYKNAGAGATKKEEFLATFRLKKEHLEKLKGAIMAGYPEGKAPFHLSTYVVSCAFMWACLVRSKGWPEEKMAYFGFPLDARPRLSPPLPAGFFGGCLAFKTTKAKVGDIVDEVTGVGAAAAAIGKAIDELKDGVFNGGETMPQTLGEVVANQGMWIAGSTRFRVYDVDFGWGKPVKVEVTTIKGVETMAMAEDGEGGGGLEFGVSFPKEQIDAFEVCFNDALKALMV